The Coffea arabica cultivar ET-39 chromosome 10e, Coffea Arabica ET-39 HiFi, whole genome shotgun sequence region AAAAGCCAAGGATTTTGAACTGGTTCATATGCAATTTCATGGTTTGGATCTGTTATAACTTTGAACTTTGCCCAAAATGTTTTGTATTCAGAAAAAGGTGTTCTTCCATAAACCATTTGGTAAAGGATACACCCAAGAGACCAGATATCAGATGGGCGACCACATTTAATGGTGTTCCCGTTTGCATCCGTCTCATTGCACATAAAGGCCTCTGGAGACATGTAACTAAGAGTACCAACCTGCAAAAGTACAATTACAGGGAGTATTAGAAAGTGCTAAATCGTTTGCTACCAAATGCACATGCATGGATTGACTCCAAAATAAGTTCTTGTACTTTCTACTGGGGGTTATAGATAATCTGTCCTTAGCATATTGATGTACTGCCAAATGTCTGTCGACAAGAAAGAGACATATCCAATTCAAAGAACATTCAGATTTCCACTCTgaaaaaatttcagtttgtaaaaagaaaaggagatgtAGTAACCTGCGAATCCCGTTGAATGTTGGTTGTGTCACTCATAATGGCTTTTGCTatgccaaaatcaatcaatttAAGAGAGCCACTAACGAGAAGAAAATTAGCTGGCTTCAAGTCTGAGTGCACAATTCGCTCCTCATGTATAGTGTTGACAGCCAAAAGTATTTGCTGCAGCATATTTAAAATGGTTACATATTAAGAATTGCTGAATATTAAATATGGTTGCTTGGACTAAAACTTCACATGCGTCGTTAAATCCACACTGCTCTTGCAGTACCTCATTCAATACAACACTTTCATTGAAAATAAGCAAAGAAATTCAGTAAGCTTCAATCAAACATACAAACTTGTTGcaatttcaaaatattaaaagcTCAAAGAAATCCTACATATTCCAATTTCAAAACATCCCACATAATGCAAAAATCTTGGGAAGTATAAGACCAGAAGCAGCAATGGTACATACAAAGTCACGACTTGCTATAAAACTTCTTCCCAAGCCATAAAATCAATTCCCTTGCACACAGTGCTTAAGTTACTTTAGGCAATGGCAGGGTATAGACTCAAATAAATTTCAGCGAGACTCAATAATCCACTGGATGAAATCTTGCCATCTGACCTATCAGAGATCCATGTTCTTTGTTGCTATAGATTTGAATAGGAAAAATTGCAGGATCTTATGCACTGAAGGGAAACATTCAAGATCTTGCGCACGGAACAAGATTATGTGGGACAAGTATGTTAAAGAATCCAAAAGCAACCAAGGGGTAGAGTGGAACACATGATGGAATAACAAGAAACTGCAACTTGTTAATCATATATTGCACATCTTTATCTAAGCtataactcaaactcaaaatatGGGGAACTCTATCCTAGAATGACCTGATAGCAACTGAGTCAAGTCTAACAACCTTAAATGAACATAGTTTGTGTCAAGATTTAGAGGCTGGAATACAGTAGAAACTGAAGGTTGACCAGTTGTTGCTCGAAACTCTCTAAAATGGTCCAACCCCTTCTGTCCAGTTTTCTGGTTAAATTTACCCATTAACCTAGCATATCCAACAAACATGGAATTCTCACAGTGGCCAAATATGTTATTTCTAATTGAGATGAGTTTCTAATTTCAGACGGCATGTGCATAATCTAAATTGACCAAATCAAGTTGAAACATTTGCTCGTAGGGCTTAGTGTCTACAAAAGTAGCATTATTCTTCACGTTTCTTAAAAGAAACAGAAGCTTTGATAGAAGTATGATCAGGAGTACTTTTAATGCCAAATCAGTTTTTATATCAGGCAGGCAAGGTGCCATCTTTGATAGAACACTCCAAGGCAGGACTTTCTTGAAACCAGCTGCAGTCATCAACCAATGCAACCATACTTACTGATGCTGgggaagataaaaaataaaacataaaaaactTTGCTTAAAGTGTTAGGAGAAAGAAAGTAACACGGAAAAAACACTAAACAAAAGATGGTAAATTCAATTAGCAATTGAGTAAGGCTGGCAGCATAAAAGAAATTGGGATTCATTTGAgataaacaagaagaaacaaaTAAGTTGTAAGGTACTTGCTCAAGTAGACAGCAGAAAAAGAGATTTGAAACCTGCCAGTAAAATCGAAGCCAGTTCTCATCTATGGTTGAACTAGAGCTGTCCAGCTCTTTCCACTTCTGGGAAAGCATGTGAGCCAAATCAATTTCACCATATTCAAGaaccatatatatataaccaTCTTCCTTTACTCTGCCATCTTTGTTACTCATTGTACCACTAGTAACTTCTTTGAGTAATGCTTTATCTGTCACCTGAGAAGGAAAGAGATGTTAACAGGTTCTTGGAGTACAACTTGTGCAGAATACCACACCCTAGACAACTTGTAGTAAGATAAAGTTGTAACAAGCAACATCAAAACCTAAGTCAATCAGGGTAAAATGCCCAATATAATGGGTCTAAAATGATCATAATCATACAGCTACTGTGATAGTTAGAGGCATACAAGTCTTCCAGAAGCTGCATGCTATGCTTTTCAAGAGCATCAGGGATGATTCAAGAGATGAAACAAGCACTAAACTACAGGTGAAGTAGAGATATGCAAGTGTTCTTGACTCAGATAATATTCTCAGAGTAACTTGCGAGATCTTAAGAAGTTTGACCCTTAAAATAGTTTCAAATATAAGACAACTCAAAAACTCTTTACCTCCATTTCTTTGAATAATTTTTGAAGGGTAAGCTGGGGATGCAAGACATATAAGATGTGATAACGGAAGAGAGTAAACTTCCAAAAAGACAATGGCACACACTAGTAACAACCTTGGAGACAGGGAGTAAGTATAAATTTGCTAATCCTAATAGATGTTGGCATTTTGAACTGATTAATCAGAAACCACACAAGATTCACATTGTTCCCACACATGTTTCTGAAAACagcaaatacatttttttagttaACTTATATCTCCAATTTACATTTATCCCCAAAAAAAATGTTGCTACAGTAGGAGTTTTGTTGAGTAACAACACTTGACAAAGTAACGATCCAGATGAAGCAGTTTCAGCACAAGTAGTACTCTGCAAAGTGTAGGCCTAATCAATATTTTAAATCTGGAGTTTTGTTGGTCATGTAGTTTGTTTTCAACACAAATACACATTTTTCTCCATAGGAGAAATTGGAGGTCCAACATCTTCCCAAAGGTAATGAACAGCAACATAGCTCAAAATGCACTATGCAATACTTCTGCAGATAATTTTCTAAAACTAAAACTGAAAGTAAGGTTTGCTCTCCACAGCTTAAAATTAGAtattccctccgtcccattgaaaGTGTCCTACTTTCCATTTTGAGATGTCCCAAAATATTCGTCCTGTTGAGAAAGTCAAAGCACCTTTTAGTCTCCCTTTCGAATATAGCCCCTCCCTCTAATCATATGCATGTTGCCATTCAAactcaaattttgaatttgagggggtaaaattggaaagaGAAGCACAAACATCACAATCAAACCACTATTCTTATAAAGTTCAATTCTTGAAATAGGACCAAATAATTAGGATGGAGGGAGAATTAAGCAGCTTATTTGAAATTGAAAGAGAAGTGAATTTAAAAAACTGAATAACATTCAAGCTTTTGAAGAAGTTAAAAGCTGTTTCCAAGAGCAACTTAAGAGACCGCCTTACGAGATGAGCTCTTACAATTTCAAATAAGCTGCTGCTCTAATAAGCATtcaaacaaaatttgaaaaaaaaaaagaccagaGAGAGAACAGTGGTCATAGCCATGCTGAATTCAGAAATCGCACTTTGACCTAACATTGCCATGTAGTCcttccaaataaaaaagaatagaaaaaaaggaaaattacaaaaagggaaaaacctaATACTTCCATCCTCCCAACTCACATGCCTCAGCCCAACTGCAACTGCTCCTTGCCTCTCTCCACCTCACCTCTAAAGCCCTTCAACATTCTGGATCTCCCACCAAAAGACACCCTCCCCACTGTGCTGCAGAGCTAAGTGTGGCTGAAGATCAAACATATTTCAATGAAAGtcgaaaagaagaaagagggaaagaggaagaaaaagaatgcTAGCAATGCCGGCCAGAAATGGTGATATCAAGTGCTGACAAGTGACGTCCCTAAATTCACTTGAGAAGTTTTGTGAATAGCAGGAATGGTGTTACAAATAAAATTAGTGAGAAGAGAGGGAACATTAGAATTTAGCAGGGCATATACAGGAGCCCACCACTACGTTTCCCAGTAGGGTATTCACTTGAGAAGTTTTGTGAATAGCAGGAATGGTGTTACAAATAAAATTAGTGAGAAGAGAAGGAACATTAGAATTTAGCAGGGTCAGTAAGGAACATTAGAACATTAGAATATGCCCACCACATGCTGCAAAAGTCAGTAGGGTTTATCAATATGCATTAGTTTTAAGACAACCCAACTATTTTATAATGGTCAAATTTGAAGTTAAGATTGATGAATATTTGGAACAAGCATAACTACAGGAGGGTAATTCATCATCGCTTATATAGAATATTAGCTTATCAAGATGgataaaagaatgaaaaaaaaacaactaagATATAGTTCTTAGTAATTCTTTTACATTGACATAATTTCTATGAGTTCTGTCAATCACAAAAATTCCAAAAGTGAACGAGTTCAAGTCAAACATCAGGAAAAATGGGGCGGAGAGCCAGGGGGTGGAGAAACAGGGTTTGAATCAGTCAATAGGATTTTCCTATTTCTAGGATCTTTGTAACTAATTTCCTACTCAGACTAATTGAACTAAAAACTGACCCTCAGTCCATACTTCCCCCTAATCGTAGTTTAAAAGACTGGTTACTACAACGATGTTAAAATCGGCATAAATAGAAAGCAAGAATAAAAAAGATTACAAGCTCCATAGCCTCACAATTCTACAACAACAATTCGTACTTGAACAATAAAttggcttttcttttttcccttagATTTGTATCTATATAATATTCAAAGGTAATAAGCAGctagaataatattttagaaaaaagagTAGAGAGTTGTTAAtcctaaatgttggaattaaaATCTTCCATTGGAGTGTCGCAAGGTTGCAGAATCCTAATCTATTTGGTATTATCATTATAATGCATCAATGCGGTTGATGGATTCCTAGGTGTATTTCTCATTTCATGATTCCTACATTCAGCTTTACTTCCTACGTTGGTAATGCATCAATGAAACGGAAATGGCATAATATGAAATGTAGAGATTACAGTTATTGATTCCAAATGATAGAATTACAATCTTCCATCGGAGTGTTGTTACGCCGGAGAATCTTATAAGAATTGGTATGATCATGTATCTATCAGTATGATAGAGTTCGCATTGTTTTTCTCATTTAGTCATTCCTACTTTCAGCTTTAGGCCCCACTTTTGTAGATAcatcaattgaaataaaataaaaatcatcaCAACTCCTATTCCATGAGAACCTTCAACTACATTTATCAGAGAGACAGATAAAGCTGACACACACTTGATCCAGTAATTGCTTAGCATATACCAATTTACAGCTATATGAAAAGCTCTGCCAAAAAAAGAGTATTCATTCCTCAGACAACTGATGTGCCATGATTCGAATGCACTTATGCTTGGAGAAGACCATTCTTCTTTTGTATTCCTAACAGGATGGTTCAAAACTAGAACTTCCATGGATGGATTAACATGagatgaaaattgaaaatatgCGTTCAAAATCCACAAAATATGGTGAATTATCGATACAAGTAACTTACCTCATAGTCAACAAGCTGAATGATGTTCTTCTTTCCCTTCAATTTGTTGAGATATTCAATTTCCTGACAAAATCCATATGCAGTACCATATTCACGACCTTTAAGCTTAATCTTTTTCAGGGCATAAATGGTGCAATCTGATGAAATGACCTTGTGAACTTCACTACTACCTCCACTACCTATCTTGCCAAGCCTTTGATAAAGCTTCCCATTAACTTTGAAAAACAAGTCCACATCATAGCTCTTTTTTCGTGACACTGATGTTGCTTTACCACCTCCAACTTTTTctggttttccagatttgtcaGGTTCTAACTTCACATCTAATGCCTGAACTTTTGAGGAGGGGGGCTCAGGATGCACAGCTATATGATCCTCTGCAGCAGAGGTGCCACCAAGAGTTCGAGGATTTCGAGAATTATCACTCTCCTTTGGGACAATGCACTCTTTCTCGTTGGGCATAATACGGTTCTTAGCTTCCAGATTGGCTTCAGGAGTACCAATGGACACATGGGCTGCAGTAGCAGCCTGGTGACTTAACACTGTGCTATTACACTTAGATGGAGGATCCGAGGGCAGTAATTCAGGTTGTACAGGTTGAAATTTAATTTCTATGTCACCCGCGCTCTCTAAACCTAATTTAGACCTGCTTGTTTGATGAGTTTGAGAACAATAGGTAGTTGAATTAAGATTGGGAGCAGAACCAGGGTTGATCAGTGTTGTGGTAGCGCAGGACATCCCGACAACTGAAGATTGGGTCATTGGCTGACTTGTATCATTCTGTATGAAGTTTCCAAATTGATGAAGCTGATCAGTAACTCCTAAGTTTCTAGCCAGCGAAGAGGAAATCCGGCCCTCAGGATCGACTTCTTCACTTTGAATAATCTGATGCTGCAATCGATGACTGAGGGCTATGGGAGCCTCTGTTTGGTTACTTCCATCCCATTCCATTTCTGTAAATGAAAGTGAATCCAAATGAGACAATAAATCTTCTAATCCAGTGGCCATTGAATCATCAGCCCCTGCAGAGAAAATTTGCAGTTGTGCTATGATTTGGAAACTGTTAATCTAGTATATCTTTCAACCAATCTGGTTAATTAAGCGGACACCAGACCTTTAGGACGCTACCAAACTACACAAGCAATTTACACTATCAAAGTTCATTGTACTGCACACAAAATAAGGGGGAAAGAAATCAAGCAACAACTATTACCCTGGAACCTGGAATCAGTTTGTGTGGCAAAATGGACCCTTTTTGTCCCGTCAACTAAAGGAACATGCTCACTTTCCATGACAGAGGCAACTGTATCATTAGTTTTGTGACCAGCATGGGATCTGGCTTGCTTAGATTTACCATCGAACTTTTTATAACTTTCATCATGAGTATTTACAGTAGAACCCCACTCTGAAGGTGCATTTATCGATGCACACTCTGGAGTTTCACTGACAACAGAAACCATATCTTTTGACCGTGATACGCAATCCCTTAATCTTTGACTTAATAAGCCTTCATCTTCGATCTTCTTTATGTCAAATGTAGATCCTGTAGTTATACTGGAACTTTTTGGAGCTCCGCGCTGCGGAACGAACATCCTCCTTGGTTGTATATTGTTTGAGGGCATCATACCTATGTGTTATGCAGAGAAAAAATTCAGAACGATCTCCAACATAAATCACTAAGTTAATAAGTTTTTCTCACTATATTATGAGAAAAGTCCAAAAAGAAGTTATAAGCAACAATCTAGCAAAAGTACCATCATACAAGTTTTAGAAGGAGACAACTAGGAAAAGCTCTCAAAGAGCAACAATTTGGGATTCTCAGAAGGcaagaaatgaaataaaagaagaagaaaaaattcaGCCAAAAAACTCTCTACAAAATGCAAAGGAATTGAGAGAAAAATTGAGCCAACTAAGAAAAGCTTTTCAGTATTACCAACTCTGACCAACAAGTAGTTAAAGAAATGGGGATTAAAACATAATGACTAACAACAAATCCTAgatcattcaaatttctcccTAACTTAATAACAAGCGGAGCATGCTTTCACTTTTTATCATTTCTCTCCTGACTTATCTTCTATCATATTTTCTTTTCTGTCCCTAACTTCATAACTAGGCCAAAGAACCGAAACCATTATGCCTTCAACAAGAAATGACCTACTTGGTGTGTAGTGAACAAAGAATTCTTTTTGAAGCTCAGCCAGAACATAATAATCCTAAGCTTCGTGAGTTCActgaaaataacaaatgaaagttcAACCAGCGCTCAGCTAATACAATTTAACATCCTTATAGTCAAGTTTATGTGCTTTTACACAATAATCAATTTGTttgtatatttcttttctttttggctcCATTAACTGAAATTACTCATCACACTGTAATTTCAAAGAACTCGAATCAGCTAGGCAAAATCAGCTTATTCTGTTGCGGTTacacaaatattaaaaaaaatgaagaacaaattAAGAAGACCTATTTAACAATTTATACCCAATTCCAAATATAACCAAATCGGCACCATAAATCGCAGCTTCACTTCCATTACAATCgcaaaaaagaataaattaagCAAAACCCTAGTTCCAAATTCGAGAaagggggtgggggggggggagggggagaaggagctcaaattttaaaaactaaatCAGATTGAACAATCTAGAACAACAACATTACAAAATTGGAATCTTGAATCAAAACTCCAAATAGCAGACAAGACACGGCCGTAGCAGTGGGAAAGGCGTAGAAACGTGAAAAAAAACCACTTACTGAGAGGGCGGTGGCGCTTGAACACGGCTTGAACGTTCCGGAAGAAAGCGTCATTGGACAACGAAGAAGACGATGAGGAAGTCGACGTCGTTGAAGTGGAAGTGGAAGTGGAAGTGAATTCAAGATTTATAGAATTTCGGAGGAAATTGGAATTGGTTGACAACGGCGGAGGTGGTGGCACTGCTGGTGGTGGGGCCGCCTGAAGGTTAGCCTCCTCCCCTTCCATTGATGAATCCTTGGAGCATTTCTAATCTGTAATCTCTTCTACTCGGCTGCGAATCGATCAAGGAACGAGGCAGCTCGGAGGAGtggattgatgatttttccggGGTTTATTTGGGGGTTCTTTCCTTGGGGGAGTCGGGGAAGGAAGTGAGATTTCACAAGTTTAAAATGTTTCGTTGGCGCTTTCGACTCTTTGACTCGTGTCGCTAGTAaggtttgaaaaaaatataataattgcatttcctttcatttttttccaaaagaaaaataaaaagtaagcTTGAATTCTcttcgttttcttttttttttttcagttacgTTCTATACTTCCTAGTAATTTTGTAGATCAAGTGGTGGTGGCTGTTAggatgtatatttatataaaaatataaaaatataaaatttataaattataatttatacatatatataatattcatttatacatttatacatttataataatatacatttatacatttataaatatatttatattatgtattacatataatataatacatttacaatatattttta contains the following coding sequences:
- the LOC113711846 gene encoding serine/threonine-protein kinase MPS1-like isoform X1 yields the protein MEGEEANLQAAPPPAVPPPPPLSTNSNFLRNSINLEFTSTSTSTSTTSTSSSSSSLSNDAFFRNVQAVFKRHRPLSMMPSNNIQPRRMFVPQRGAPKSSSITTGSTFDIKKIEDEGLLSQRLRDCVSRSKDMVSVVSETPECASINAPSEWGSTVNTHDESYKKFDGKSKQARSHAGHKTNDTVASVMESEHVPLVDGTKRVHFATQTDSRFQGADDSMATGLEDLLSHLDSLSFTEMEWDGSNQTEAPIALSHRLQHQIIQSEEVDPEGRISSSLARNLGVTDQLHQFGNFIQNDTSQPMTQSSVVGMSCATTTLINPGSAPNLNSTTYCSQTHQTSRSKLGLESAGDIEIKFQPVQPELLPSDPPSKCNSTVLSHQAATAAHVSIGTPEANLEAKNRIMPNEKECIVPKESDNSRNPRTLGGTSAAEDHIAVHPEPPSSKVQALDVKLEPDKSGKPEKVGGGKATSVSRKKSYDVDLFFKVNGKLYQRLGKIGSGGSSEVHKVISSDCTIYALKKIKLKGREYGTAYGFCQEIEYLNKLKGKKNIIQLVDYEVTDKALLKEVTSGTMSNKDGRVKEDGYIYMVLEYGEIDLAHMLSQKWKELDSSSSTIDENWLRFYWQQILLAVNTIHEERIVHSDLKPANFLLVSGSLKLIDFGIAKAIMSDTTNIQRDSQVGTLSYMSPEAFMCNETDANGNTIKCGRPSDIWSLGCILYQMVYGRTPFSEYKTFWAKFKVITDPNHEIAYEPVQNPWLLDIMKKCLAWDRNQRWRIPQLLQHPFLVPPVPPQVSAPMDQSCKLLQLIGKSCQNDPKSFMLFSQLQQLLKDPRTSATSESSISHDEMHKLLSGVSNLCLQLQRQLANFEEIQLSDI
- the LOC113711846 gene encoding serine/threonine-protein kinase MPS1-like isoform X2 — its product is MEGEEANLQAAPPPAVPPPPPLSTNSNFLRNSINLEFTSTSTSTSTTSTSSSSSSLSNDAFFRNVQAVFKRHRPLSMMPSNNIQPRRMFVPQRGAPKSSSITTGSTFDIKKIEDEGLLSQRLRDCVSRSKDMVSVVSETPECASINAPSEWGSTVNTHDESYKKFDGKSKQARSHAGHKTNDTVASVMESEHVPLVDGTKRVHFATQTDSRFQEMEWDGSNQTEAPIALSHRLQHQIIQSEEVDPEGRISSSLARNLGVTDQLHQFGNFIQNDTSQPMTQSSVVGMSCATTTLINPGSAPNLNSTTYCSQTHQTSRSKLGLESAGDIEIKFQPVQPELLPSDPPSKCNSTVLSHQAATAAHVSIGTPEANLEAKNRIMPNEKECIVPKESDNSRNPRTLGGTSAAEDHIAVHPEPPSSKVQALDVKLEPDKSGKPEKVGGGKATSVSRKKSYDVDLFFKVNGKLYQRLGKIGSGGSSEVHKVISSDCTIYALKKIKLKGREYGTAYGFCQEIEYLNKLKGKKNIIQLVDYEVTDKALLKEVTSGTMSNKDGRVKEDGYIYMVLEYGEIDLAHMLSQKWKELDSSSSTIDENWLRFYWQQILLAVNTIHEERIVHSDLKPANFLLVSGSLKLIDFGIAKAIMSDTTNIQRDSQVGTLSYMSPEAFMCNETDANGNTIKCGRPSDIWSLGCILYQMVYGRTPFSEYKTFWAKFKVITDPNHEIAYEPVQNPWLLDIMKKCLAWDRNQRWRIPQLLQHPFLVPPVPPQVSAPMDQSCKLLQLIGKSCQNDPKSFMLFSQLQQLLKDPRTSATSESSISHDEMHKLLSGVSNLCLQLQRQLANFEEIQLSDI